The Mercurialis annua linkage group LG7, ddMerAnnu1.2, whole genome shotgun sequence genome includes the window CCTGATCAAGTTTCAATGTATTTAATTCAATTGGCGAGGCTAAACATTCCAAAAACAAAATGTTCGTAAGCAGTTCAGCTAATGACagaacaaatcaaattgaagtTTGAAGATATATAAAATGATGAAGTTAACTAACAGTTATTCCTTTAGCACGAGCTTGTGAAACTGCATTTCGCAAGTCATTGACATCAAGACCCCAATTTGCAGTCTCTTCTAGGTAATATGGTACGAGGGAACCACCAAACAGAGAAATAGCAGCAGAGTAAAGTGGGTATTGTGGGACTGGAACCAAAATCTGAAAAAAATGTGAGCTTTAATGAACACAATTTTCACATTGCGTATCTAAGACTACTACAATTCATTGTAGGAAAATTCCATACCCCGTCGCCTTCACCTCTAATTATTGTGTTCAAGATCTGCATCACACCTTTGCTCGCACCATCAGTGAGAAATATGAGTTCTGGATCACTGTTAACGAAGTAAGGATCGATTAATCTTTTATGCTCACAGTCTAGATGCcaaagaaaaacataaaaagattgAGAAAGTGTGGGATTTAGAACTATCACCTTGGGTATCCATCACGCCTTTCGATGAATTCTGCGACCTCTTTTCTAATTCCTGGGAGACCTCGGGAGTCGCTGTAAGCACCTAAACAGATGATGAAGAGTAGCTATTAGTTAACCTACATTAGAGCCTCATTTTGCTAGAATCGCATTTTAGCTACATGTAGTTTTAATGTTATATAAATATAGAAAAGCAAGAACTCGTTTATCGCATTGAGACAACAGATTAATCaagcaaaaattaaatattaggaGAGGAAATGGAAGAAAACCGGTTAAACAAAATCAGACTATCTGCATAAAGCATTATTCTATGTACTTCCATTTCCTCACAAAtaaatgatttgatttaataACCATTCTTTTACAGATACACAAAAATGAACGACAAGAACATAGTTTTGCTTCATTAATCCTTTACCTATTACAGTCTAATCAAAAGACGGGTAAGAATAATACCTAGACCACCAGAAGTCAATGAAAGATAATGTTTAGCTCTTGCAATGGCGTCTGCAGGAAATAGCAGTCCTACATTTGGATCATCCAGTAGAAATGGAGCTTGGCAGAGAGCAACCACCTGCAGTACAACATTCCTTAATTCAACGCAGACAACGGTAATAAATGCACCaaagaaatataataaataatggaAGACACGGAAATTGTACCTGGCGAGGAAAAGTTAGTGGCTTCTGTCCTAGAGCATGGGGATTGCCGACATTTGTAAAAATGATCTATGGACATAAGATAAAAGTTACAGCGAGAAACTCAGAGCCGTAAACAAAGGATTATAACATAAAGTAATTATCACTTATACAAGGTACTTTTTccattaatttttcaaaaaaagtggAATAAAAACAAGAATTGCACCGATAAAGAAATAGCTAGTGGTGTGGTATGCCTTATTACTTGAAAGACTCAGGATAAGCAACTCATCTCGCAAACAACCAAATGTTGTTGTAAGAAGTGGACTAAACACAAATTATGACTTTTACACtattttcaacaacaaaaagcAGAAAATCATGCTAAAAAACTCGGTGACCCCAAAAATACAGTAGAAATTCCATATATTACAGTTAGTTCCAAGCTGAAGTAACATGACCATCAATAAATAAAGGTTTCATAAATTTCAATTATGACTAAAAAGAAGCAGAAGCTAAAAACAATactaataaaatgaaaatagttTGCCTGTAGAAAACTGAAGAAAGAGCAATTATGTATACCTTCTTCCCTTCCTTCTGAAGCTCAGAAGCTCGAAGATACAGCTCTCCTCTAACAGCATACTGAACCTTCTTCACATTTTCATTCAAAGATTCATAGTCTAATCCTCGAGGCGCCATGAGGTATAATCACAGTACCTTCCTGATGAGAAAACCAGTAAATTTCAGTTCCGAACCTGAAAGTTTCATTTCAATCAAAAACAGCACATCTCCCAACATAGCAAATCTAGGTAGCACACACGGGAAACGGGACAGTTGGACACAGACACGGCGAAACAGccttattttaaggtttcttaTGTTAAAAGTGAAGTTCTGTGTCCGAAACGCCCACCGTCCAACaagtttccgaaacgggaaacattGATAGACTGAAGTGTCCGTTTCTACGAAAATCTCTACATATCATCAAGAATCTACAAATTTTTCATCatttgcttaaatttttaacaGTCATAGTTAACATAAGGGGAAATCTAAACCATTGGTAAGAATCAAACCTCAAAGTCTACAGCTTTTCAAGAATCCAACAGAACAAAAAGCAAACAAATCAAGAACCATTCAACATGATGtttcaaattcaaatctttGATCATGCAAAAATCTCACAACCCAGATAGAAAAACtcaagaaacaaaaaaagaataatcACCCATCATTCAAATCATGCATAAATTCAAAGAGAATCCAAAATCTGAACTAAAAATGGAGAAAGTGGGTAGGTACCTGTGCCAAGTGTTATTTTGGCTCTATAACAACAGCCCACAAGTGAGAGAGAGCAGTGTAGAGTTTTGTTTAGTAGTACTGTATGTTCTTATTTTTGTGTGTGTGTAAGTAAATAAGTATTGGTTGTATTGAGGATATAATTGGGCACAAACTGGAAACACCAGAGCCACTGAATTATTTTGGGagattggattattattttgaaagtatTGATTTTTCTTTAAGGGATAAACTTGGTGATACAAGAAATGTGGTGTAGCTTTAAACTCTCAGTTCTTGGTCTATAATGAGAGATTTTAATCAAGAAATGTCTCTCTCATAAAGGATGTATATAGTAGTGGTTAAAATTTGTTTGTCTGAATTCTCTACGATGTAATTTATTTACAGGttacatatatatacacatattttttttttaaataatataatgtaTTCACGTTAAATTtgcaatattttattttaagaagaGCAAATTGGACTCttgttttttaaacattatttgGGATGATGAAATGAGTAGGATGGGATTGGATGGGATCGGACATACacgtattatttatgttatagAGATAATTAGTGTATGATTACATGTTGGATAATATTATTTGAGTGTTTTTGGGACAAATATAGTTCGCTCATTAATCTAGATATAGTGATAGACCCTCGTTtacgagaaatttttagataaattcgatccaccacgtcatctatagactaaacctatcatattatgacacgtcattaaaataatgacactatcgtaaattactattcaaaagtgtaaataagtaataaataaaattacaatagtgccattattttaatgacatgtcataatatgataggttagttcacggatgacgtggtaaactgagtctacctaaaaatttctcctcGTTTACTAGCTTCAAAACCATTGTCCTCCTTCCACTGATCTTCAACTTCACTTGGGATTGATTCAACCCAAATAGCTTCTTCAAAACTGAGGTAATTAGGCAAAgagaaataatttaattttgttcgGCATGAATAAACTTTTATGTTAatctttttgttgtttttttgaacaaattatTCTGTTTTCAGGAAATCTGTGTgtatttttaagtgtttttgttcgttttctgttttgtttgtaaatttttcaaCATTTGTTCAAACTTTAACATCacattttttaagatttaaagtTTTTCTATTCTCGTTGAAGTATATTAATAGAAGTAAAAAAGGTGCGATGAGTGTCAGAGAATTCTTAATAATTGAATCAGTTTTTAGTCACCTATCACATTtgtatttttggatttttattccTATTACTGTTTTTTAGCGTAGATCGATTGTAGATTTCagttatttgtatttttataatttggattaattcctaaaaaaatcacgaactttacacgaaatttcattttaatcatgaactttaaaagttgtcatttaaaggcacgaactttgcGGCACGACCCACTGGTTCTGCTCCATTTCCTGAAGTAAATGCGAGCGCATATAGATCTCCTCGTGGTCGTGGTCGTGGCCGTGGTCGTGGTCATGGTTATGGTCGAGGTGGAAATAATTACAACCATGTCGGTTATAATAACTCCTTTAAGCATAAGAATCACCACCAGAAGTGGGATAAGAAGGAGGAGAAACAAGAAAACAGGAACAGTGGACAATACAAACATCAAGTGAAAAATGTCGATAGTAAATGTTATCGATGTGGCATGACTGGGCATTGGTCGCGTACCTGTCGTACGCCCAAACATCTTGTTGAGCTTTACCAAGCTTCCCTCAAGGAAAATGGAAAGAATATAGAAACAAATTTTGTTGCTGATGATGATTTTGACCACAGTCTAATGCATAATGACTCTATAGACATGACACATTTAGATGTTTCTGATTTTCTTGAGAACAATAATAATGAAAACTAATCCAGCatgtattgtaatgtttttattatttacttatgTATTGTTGTGTTATTCTATAATTTCTTATGatgaatttttctttgtttgaatTAAGAAGCATATGGATAATTCTCAGCATGTTGTTTCGTCCAAGTTCAGTAATGAAGACATATGTCTTGTGGATAGTGCGACAACCCACACTATACataaacaccaaaaatatttttcaaatcttaaaaGATGTCAGACAAATGTCAGTACGATATCTGGTAaggtaaaattaattgaaggctCCGGAAGAGCTACTATTCTATTACAAGGGGGAACTGTACTTACCATTAATGAAGCATTATTTTCCCCCAAGTCTCAAAGAAACTTGTTGAATTTTAAAGATATTCGTCTGAATAAATTCCATATTGAGACAAAAAATGATGATAATATGGAATATCTTCATATTACAACAAATGTTTCAGGTAAGAAGcatgtaattgaaaaattaccCACATTTTCTTCtggtttatattatacatatataaatgtgGTCGAATCACATATAgctgaaaagaaaaagtattgTGATGCCTCAATACTAAAACTATGGCATGAAAGATTGGGTCATCCAGGATCAATAATGATGCGGAGAATAATTGAAAGTGCACGAGGACATCCACTGAAAGGTGAGAAAATTCCCCAAGTAAGTAATATGTCATGTACAACTTGTTCTAttggaaaattaattgtgaGACCTTCACCGGCTAAAATTGAGAATGAATCACCTTTATTTCTTGAAAGAATTCAAGGTGATATATGTGGGCCAATTCATCCACCATGTGGACCATTCAGATACTTTATGGTATTGATTGACGCATCCAGCAGATGGTCAcatgtttgtttattatcaacTCGCAATGTTGCATTTGCAAGATTTCTtgctcaaattattaaattgcgTGTTCAATTCCCTGATTACACAATTAAAAGGGTAAGACTTGATAATGCTGGTGAATTCACATCTCAAACATTCAATGATTATTGCATGTCTGTTGGAATCACAGTTGAGCATCCTGTTGCACACGTACATACACAAAATGGTTTAGCTGAATCTCTAGTTAAGCGCCTTCAGCTTATTGCTAGACCATTAATGATGAGAACTAAGCTACCTATCTCTATATGGGGACATGCTATATTACATGCTGCATCATTAATTCGTGTtagacctagtgcatatcataaATACTCCCCATTACAATTAGCATTTGGTCAAGAACCAGATATTGCCCATCTTAGGGTTTTTGGTTGTGCTGTATACGTGCCAATTGCACCACCACAACGCACAAAAATGGGTCCTCAAAGAAGATTGGGAATATACGTTGGTTATGTGTCTGCATCCATAATTAGGTATCTTGAACCTTTAACAGGTGATGTTTTTACAGCACGTTTCGCCGATTGTCATTTTAATGAAGAAGAGTTCCCACCATTAGGGGgagaaaataaacaatcagATAAAAATATTGCATGGTGTGAACCTTCATTATTGCATCTTGATCCTTGCACAAAACAATGTGAAACAGAAGTTCAAAAGATTGTGCATTTGCAAGCTGTTGCAAATCAATTACCTGACGCATTTACAGATACAAAAAGAGTGACTAAATCATATATACCAGCAGTTAATGCCCCTGCTAGAGTTGAGATTCCAAAAGAGAATTCTGAAAATAAAGTCGCTCATGAATCAAAGACACGCCAGAAGCGTGGAAGACCGATCGGTTCAAGAAATAAAAATCCTAGGAAAAGAAAAGGAGCAGAAAATCTCGATCATGCTAGCAAAGAGAAAGGTGTTCCTGAAGAAAcacaagataaagaaaatactccagaagaagaaataaatgAGGTTAACCAAGGCAATGccccagaagaggatatgaatgTAATTAATCAAGACAGTACCCTAGAAGAGGACACAAATGAGAATAACGAAGAAATctcaattaattacaataatacaaAGATTGTGTGGAATCGAGACACAATGGAAAATATTGACGAAATTTTCTCTTATGCTGTTGCATGTGATATCATAAATGGAAATGAGGATCCCGAACCGAGATCGGTTATTGAATGTCAAAATAGACATGATTGGGATAAATGGAAAGACGCTATGCAAGCTGAATTAGATTCTCTTAACAAGAGAAGTGTGTTTGGACCTGTTGTCCTCACACCTAAAGATGTGAACCCGGTAGGTTACAAATGGGTCTTTGTACGAAAACGAAATGAGAAAAATGAAATCACAAGATATAAAGCTAGACTTGTTGCTCAAGGCTTTTCTCAAAGACCTGGAATTGATTATGATGAAACATATTCTCCTGTCATGGATGCAATTACATTTCGATATTTGATCAGTCTTGCAGTTTCTAAGAAATTAGAAATGCGTCTCATGGATGTTGTAACAGCATACTTGTATGGATCGCTAGATAGCGATATTTATATTAAGGTCCCTGAAGGATTTAAAATGCCTGAAGCATTAAATAGAAAACCCAAAAAAATGTATTCAATCAAATTGCAAAGATCTTTGTATGGGTTAAAACAATCAGGGCGCATGTGGTATAATCGTTTAAgcgattatttgataaataaaggcTATGTGAATAACCTTATTTGCCCATGCGTTTTTATCAAGAAATCAACATCCGGATTTGTGATTATAGCTGTCTATGTTgacgatttaaatattattggaaCAGACAGTGAGATCAATGAAGCAAGTGTGTACTTAAAGGAAgaatttgaaatgaaagatcTTGGAAAAACCAAATATTGTCTTGGTTTACAAATTAAACATATGCACAATGGCGTATTAGTGCATCAGTcaaattatatagaaaagatCTTAAAACGTTTTGGTATGGATAAAGCAAATCCTTTAAGTACTCCTATGGTTAATCGATCACTGAATGTTGAAACTGATCCATTTCGTCCTTGTGGAGAAAATGAGGATATTCTTGGTCCTGAAGTACCATATCTCAGTGCAATCGGAGCACTTATGTATCTCGCTAATTGCACTCGTCCTGACATATCCTTTTCTGTCAATTTATTAGCAAGATTCAGTTCAGCTCCCACGAAGAGACATTGGAATggaatcaaacatatattacgTTATCTTCGTGGAAGCACTGATCttggtttattttattctaacgaTTCAAATCTAGAATTGATTGGTTATGCAGATGCAGGTTATTTGTCTGATCCTCATAAGGTTAAGTCTCAAACTGGATATGTATTTACAAGTGGAGGTACTGCAATTTCTTGGCGGTCACAGAATCAAACAATTGTAGCCACTTCCTCAAATCATGCTGAACTTATTGCATTACATGAAGCAAGTAGGGAATGTGTGTGGCTCAGATCAATAACACAACACATTCAAAAATCCTGTGGTCTTCCAGTCCATAAGAGTCCAACTGTTCTATATGAAGATAATGCTGCATGTATAGCACAAATCAAGGAAGGATACGTCAAGAGTGACAGAACCAAACATATACCTCCAAGATTCTTTTCATACACTCAAGAACTCataaagaatcaagaaattgACATCCAGTATgttcaatcaaataacaattcaTCTGATCTCTTCACGAAGGCACTTCCTACAGCAATATTTAGAAAACATGTTCATAATATTGGAATGCGCCATCTGCGAAATACATGAAGGATTATCTATGTTGCAATGAGGGGGAGAAATTACGCACTGCACTCTTTTTCCCTAACTAAAGTTTTTATCCCATTGGGTTTTTCTTTAGTGAGGTTTTTAATGAGGCAGTACGACATAGCGTAATTTAGAATAAACATTTTTGTCATCCAAGGGGGAGTGTTATGAATAGTGTGTGAAATATTATGGATGACAAATTCAAAGTTACCTATCTAATTAGGTGAAAATATTTCAACCCTCCATATTTGACATGcatgtaaatgcattaattacatggtgggtgaaattgcctataaataggttCCATTCCATGTAAAATTTACAATTGAAAATACTCatcaaagaaataaaattcCTCCTAAATATTTGCTCTCTTGTTGCATTATTGAGTGAtcactaattattaattagtttagtcTATAAGCATTATCTATATTATCGTTAAGTTTATAACACGTTATCAGCACGATCGTTCTATTAGTTTACGATTCTCTAATCCAAGAAAATTCGGTAAAGTATTCCAAAGTTTAATCATGTCAAACCTTACAAAGCTTGAATTTACGGCACTTGATGTATCTGGAAAAAATTATCTGTCATGGATACTAGATGCAAAAATACATCTGCAAGCCTCTGGTCATGAGGACACTATTAAAGAGGGAAATAATGCCTCTACTCAAGATCGTGCAAAAGCAATGATCTTCCTTCGCCATCATCTTGATGAAGGATTAAAAAAAGAATATCTCAGTGAAGATAATCCACTTGTTCTCTGGAATAGTTTAAAAGAACGCTTCGACCATCAGAAGACTGTAATTCTTCCAAAAGCTCGTTATGACTGGATGCATTTAAGATTGCAGGATTTTAAAAGTGTTAGTGAATACAATTCTGCAATATTCCGAATTAGCTCAAAGCTAAAATTGTGTGGAGAAACAATTACTGATGaagatttattagaaaaaacatTCTCCACTTTTCATGCATCTAATGTGGTACTCCAGCAGCAGTATCGTGAGAAAGGGTTTAAGAAATATTCAGAGCTGATTTCTTGCCTTCTAGTGGCTGAGCAAAATAACGAGCTGTTAATGAAAAATTATGCGGCACGACCCACTGGTTCTGCTCCATTTCCTGAAGTAAATGCGAGCGCATATAGATCTCCTCGTGGTCGTGGTCGTGGCCGTGGTCGTGGTCATGGTTATGGTCGAGGTGGAAATAATTACAACCATGTCGGTTATAATAACTCCTTTAAGCATAAGAATCACCACCAGAAGTGGGATAAGAAGGAGGAGAAACAAGAAAACAGGAACAGTGGACAATACAAACATCAAGTGAAAAATGTCGATAGTAAATGTTATCGATGTGGCATGACTGGGCATTGGTCGCGTACCTGTCGTACGCCCAAACATCTTGTTGAGCTTTACCAAGCTTCCCTCAAGGAAAATGGAAAGAATATAGAAACAAATTTTGTTGCTGATGATGATTTTGACCACAGTCTAATGCATAATGACTCTATAGACATGACACATTTAGATGTTTCTGATTTTCTTGAGAACAATAATAATGAAAACTAATCCAGCatgtattgtaatgtttttattatttacttatgTATTGTTGTGTTATTCTATAATTTCTTATGatgaatttttctttgtttgaatTAAGAAGCATATGGATAATTCTCAGCATGTTGTTTCGTCCAAGTTCAGTAATGAAGACATATGTCTTGTGGATAGTGCGACAACCCACACTATACataaacaccaaaaatatttttcaaatcttaaaaGATGTCAGACAAATGTCAGTACGATATCTGGTAaggtaaaattaattgaaggctCCGGAAGAGCTACTATTCTATTACAAGGGGGAACTGTACTTACCATTAATGAAGCATTATTTTCCCCCAAGTCTCAAAGAAACTTGTTGAATTTTAAAGATATTCGTCTGAATAAATTCCATATTGAGACAAAAAATGATGATAATATGGAATATCTTCATATTACAACAAATGTTTCAGGTAAGAAGcatgtaattgaaaaattaccCACATTTTCTTCtggtttatattatacatatataaatgtgGTCGAATCACATATAgctgaaaagaaaaagtattgTGATGCCTCAATACTAAAACTATGGCATGAAAGATTGGGTCATCCAGGATCAATAATGATGCGGAGAATAATTGAAAGTGCACGAGGACATCCACTGAAAGGTGAGAAAATTCCCCAAGTAAGTAATATGTCATGTACAACTTGTTCTAttggaaaattaattgtgaGACCTTCACCGGCTAAAATTGAGAATGAATCACCTTTATTTCTTGAAAGAATTCAAGGTGATATATGTGGGCCAATTCATCCACCATGTGGACCATTCAGATACTTTATGGTATTGATTGACGCATCCAGCAGATGGTCAcatgtttgtttattatcaacTCGCAATGTTGCATTTGCAAGATTTCTtgctcaaattattaaattgcgTGTTCAATTCCCTGATTACACAATTAAAAGGGTAAGACTTGATAATGCTGGTGAATTCACATCTCAAACATTCAATGATTATTGCATGTCTGTTGGAATCACAGTTGAGCATCCTGTTGCACACGTACATACACAAAATGGTTTAGCTGAATCTCTAGTTAAGCGCCTTCAGCTTATTGCTAGACCATTAATGATGAGAACTAAGCTACCTATCTCTATATGGGGACATGCTATATTACATGCTGCATCATTAATTCGTGTtagacctagtgcatatcataaATACTCCCCATTACAATTAGCATTTGGTCAAGAACCAGATATTGCCCATCTTAGGGTTTTTGGTTGTGCTGTATACGTGCCAATTGCACCACCACAACGCACAAAAATGGGTCCTCAAAGAAGATTGGGAATATACGTTGGTTATGTGTCTGCATCCATAATTAGGTATCTTGAACCTTTAACAGGTGATGTTTTTACAGCACGTTTCGCCGATTGTCATTTTAATGAAGAAGAGTTCCCACCATTAGGGGgagaaaataaacaatcagATAAAAATATTGCATGGTGTGAACCTTCATTATTGCATCTTGATCCTTGCACAAAACAATGTGAAACAGAAGTTCAAAAGATTGTGCATTTGCAAGCTGTTGCAAATCAATTACCTGACGCATTTACAGATACAAAAAGAGTGACTAAATCATATATACCAGCAGTTAATGCCCCTGCTAGAGTTGAGATTCCAAAAGAGAATTCTGAAAATAAAGTCGCTCATGAATCAAAGACACGCCAGAAGCGTGGAAGACCGATCGGTTCAAGAAATAAAAATCCTAGGAAAAGAAAAGGAGCAGAAAATCTCGATCATGCTAGCAAAGAGAAAGGTGTTCCTGAAGAAAcacaagataaagaaaatactccagaagaagaaataaatgAGGTTAACCAAGGCAATGccccagaagaggatatgaatgTAATTAATCAAGACAGTACCCTAGAAGAGGACACAAATGAGAATAACGAAGAAATctcaattaattacaataatacaaAGATTGTGTGGAATCGAGACACAATGGAAAATATTGACGAAATTTTCTCTTATGCTGTTGCATGTGATATCATAAATGGAAATGAGGATCCCGAACCGAGATCGGTTATTGAATGTCAAAATAGACATGATTGGGATAAATGGAAAGACGCTATGCAAGCTGAATTAGATTCTCTTAACAAGAGAAGTGTGTTTGGACCTGTTGTCCTCACACCTAAAGATGTGAACCCGGTAGGTTACAAATGGGTCTTTGTACGAAAACGAAATGAGAAAAATGAAATCACAAGATATAAAGCTAGACTTGTTGCTCAAGGCTTTTCTCAAAGACCTGGAATTGATTATGATGAAACATATTCTCCTGTCATGGATGCAATTACATTTCGATATTTGATCAGTCTTGCAGTTTCTAAGAAATTAGAAATACGTCTCATGGATGTTGTAACAGCATACTTGTATGGATCGCTAGATAGCGATATTTATATTAAGGTCCCTGAAGGATTTAAAATGCCTGAAGCATTAAATAGAAAACCCAAAAAAATGTATTCAATCAAATTGCAAAGATCTTTGTATGGGTTAAAACAATCAGGGCGCATGTGGTATAATCGTTTAAgcgattatttgataaataaaggcTATGTGAATAACCTTATTTGCCCATGCGTTTTTATCAAGAAATCAACATCCGGATTTGTGATTATAGCTGTCTATGTTgacgatttaaatattattggaaCAGACAGTGAGATCAATGAAGCAAGTGTGTACTTAAAG containing:
- the LOC126657301 gene encoding uncharacterized protein LOC126657301; the protein is MGLDGIGHTRTNFAARPTGSAPFPEVNASAYRSPRGRGRGRGRGHGYGRGGNNYNHVGYNNSFKHKNHHQKWDKKEEKQENRNSGQYKHQVKNVDSKCYRCGMTGHWSRTCRTPKHLVELYQASLKENGKNIETNFVADDDFDHSLMHNDSIDMTHLDVSDFLENNNNEN
- the LOC126657302 gene encoding uncharacterized protein LOC126657302, coding for MSNLTKLEFTALDVSGKNYLSWILDAKIHLQASGHEDTIKEGNNASTQDRAKAMIFLRHHLDEGLKKEYLSEDNPLVLWNSLKERFDHQKTVILPKARYDWMHLRLQDFKSVSEYNSAIFRISSKLKLCGETITDEDLLEKTFSTFHASNVVLQQQYREKGFKKYSELISCLLVAEQNNELLMKNYAARPTGSAPFPEVNASAYRSPRGRGRGRGRGHGYGRGGNNYNHVGYNNSFKHKNHHQKWDKKEEKQENRNSGQYKHQVKNVDSKCYRCGMTGHWSRTCRTPKHLVELYQASLKENGKNIETNFVADDDFDHSLMHNDSIDMTHLDVSDFLENNNNEN